The genomic interval gtggagaggggagggaaatctgtggttttttccctcctgcaaCACTCTTACCCtcaaagaaacaattttttttaacgCTTCTGAGGTTAAATCTAGAATTTGAGTATAGAGGTGCCTGCTGCATTCACAACTGGTCAAGGGATCCCCATACTAAACCCATCTACTACCACAGCCCTGAGGGCAGAAGTGACTGTGGCCACTTTGTCTGGCTTTTGGTGAAGCACAAGCCACGACTCTGCCCTGCCTGAACTAGTGCCAGTCTTTTAGGAAAATATCTTGACCTTTATTAGCGCTTTATTAGCATTCCTCAGTGATGGAAAATCTACTTGCAAAAAGACgcttgaaaaaaaacctcagcgAGGAGGGTCTCTGGAGATGGTGGAAGTTTGCAACGAGTTTTATTTTGATACTAGAAGCCCCACTGCCTTGCAACAGCTGTGTGCAGAGTCCAGTTTCCTATCTCTGGACTCGAAATAAAACTGAGATTTTGCTTTATCTTCAGCGACGTGCTTCCTTAGCTGTGATGCTCTGGCAGGTACCAGAGCAGGCAGCTTTGCTGTCTCATGTGCTGGATGACTCCGCTGTTGTTACTTACGACGTGCCCTCTTCAATCCTCCTTGGGCTGAGCAAACAGTCAGCAGTTAATACTGATTTCCAACGGTTTGTGGCATACAAAATAAACTTTCTCTCTTGTCAAGGAAACAATCAAAATTACACAAAATCCAGAAAGAGACTTTGGATCAGAGACTCTTAACCCCCAGAAGGGTTCAAGGACCACCTTAACATAGCATTAAATACATACAGAATTTAATTGTCAGGCTTGAATTTAATAGGCAAAGATGAGAAACTGGTTTGCAGGCACTTTAAGAGCAACCGTTCCTGGTTCCCAAGCaagccagcacagccctgactTACAGGCAATGACACTTTTAAGGATTATTCTATAATGTATGGGCATAGAGGTATCTAAATCCAGCCGCTAACTGTTTATTTGAGCAGAAAGTTAATGTAAAAAAGCCACGTTCAATTATTTCAGCTGTGAGGTTTTGTCTTCCTCAGAGAAGTGCTGCGGAGGAGACGGAAGGAAAGGCCGGCGGCAGCGGCCAGGCAGCCGGCGGGAGGGTGtcaggagcagagggaaaagagagacattACAAAAATGAGCACTTGTCCAACTCAGGAATGCAATTTGGGGAGACAAAGAAAGATGGAAGCCataaggagagagaggaggaggaggatgagaaagaagaagcagaggaggaagaggaggaggaagaggatgaagggGAAGATGAGACTAAATTGGAAACAAAGGAGACTTATACCAACGAGAACCGTCACAGTGATCAGACAAGTAAGAAACCAGGTACAGAATCaggagaaagcacagaaaagccaaacgaaaatgaaaagaaaatatcaaaattaAACATCCCCAAAAAGTTAGCACTGGATACCAGCTTCATGAAGCTAAGTGCCAGGCCTTCAGGAAATCAAACCAACTTAGAAGAGAGTTTGGAGAAAGTCCGAAAAAACAACCCAGACGTGAAAGAGCTCAACCTGAACAACATAGAAAACATCCCCAAAGAAATGCTGATAGACTTTGTCAATGCcatgaaaaagaataagaaCGTAAAAACGTTCAGCTTGGCCAACGTGGGGGCCGACGACAACGTGGCGTTCGCCCTGGCCAACATGCTGCGGGAGAACAGGAGCATCACCACGTTGAACATCGATTCCAATTTCATCTCTGGGAAAGGGATCGTTGCCATCGTGAGGTGCCTGCAGTACAATGAGACGCTGACGGAGCTCCGCTTCCACAACCAGCGGAGCATGCTGGGCCACCAGGCAGAAATGGAGATCGCCAGGCTGCTGAAAGCCAACCCCACCCTCCTTAAAATGGGGTACCACTTTGAGCTGCCGGGGCCCAGGATGGTGGTGACCAACCTGCTCAGCAGAAACCTGGACAAGCAGAGGCAAAAGAGGCaagaggagcagaggcagcagcaaatGAAGGAGCAGAGGGAGTTGATAGCGATGCTGGAAAACGGACTTGGGTTGCCTCCTGGGATGTGGGAAATGTTGGGGGGACCGCTGCCCCAGCCGAGGATGCACGAACCTCCGCAAGCCCCGAAACCACCCGTCCCCGCGGCCGTGTCTCTGAGCAAAAGGCAGGAGAGCACGAGGCAGCCGGCCCCCGAGCAGCCCGTCAGCTTCAGAGTGGTGAAGCTGAAGAAGATTCAGCGCAAACCCGCCGTGCCGGCGTACGTGGAACCCCCCGAGAAAACCAACCTCAAAGACGTCATCAAAACGCTTAAACCGATTCCCAGGAGAAGGCCGCCGCCTCTCGTCGAAATAACCCCCAGAGATCAGCTACTAAACGACATTCGTCAGAGTAACGTCGCTTATCTTAAACCGGTAAGTGCTtcgcggcggcggggaggggagggaatcGCGTTCGCCCGGTGCCCCGGTGCCGTCGTTTGAAACGCCGGCCGTTCGGCGGGGTGCAGCCTCGCACGTCCCTGTCTGCGTCCGTAAAGCTAAAAGAAAGCGAATTCACTCAGGAGTcaaacaaaatcacagaaacTCGGCGTCAGCGTAACGAGGAATGGCATATTAGTTACGATAGGCAAAGGCTATTATGTTTGCTTCGGGAGAGCAACAGGTATTATTTTTCGCATTAGTCTGTCTCCAGTCCCCCGTAAAAACCACGTGCTGTTTTTTTAACCGcgtttttttacttttcagtagctgtatttttctttagctCTCCCTTTCCCCAAGAAAGCACCATCGCTTGCCCCACTCGATAAAGGCTGAACTGAAACACGGGCAGCAACAGAACTTACCCAAGGTCACTTAAGAAACTGCACGGAGGCGGGAACTGGGTTTCCAGTAACACACTGGTCAGACTCCCCTGCCCCTGCGGTGGGTGCCCAGACCCCCGGGCTGGCCGGGGCGAGTAACCGTGCTCCTTCGGCGCTGCCGCACGCCCGCCGGGCCAAGGCTGCGGGAAGCGAGAAGCGCCTTTGGTTGGTCtggtttaaatgaaattaaaagctttaGCGCGAGGGggaatttaatatatttttttaagagttattttctttctgtagagTTACTTTCTGCAACAGCGatactgcaaaaaaacccttcctgcAATATTTTTCCATGCGCTTGAGCCTTACATTTTGAATTCTAACAACAGGATGAataaaagatgctttttctcAGCTGCCTGAACATGTTAACGCATTTTTACAGTTGcctaaaaacatttcagataaaATAGTTGGTCCTCTAAAATACTGTTTGGTGGCAAAAGATACAaattgtgttgtgtttttttttttttttactatcatcaggtttaaaaaaaaagtcaataagCTGATGAAAAGCAGGGAGGATCAGGGCCAAATTCACCCAGGGCACACAGATATGCCCACACTGACATCCAGCCTAGACACACAGCCTGCAGACTTGCTCCTGCCGGCCTCACCTGGTGACAAGGAGAGTATTTATTTTAGTGACCCTCTGCcacttgattttgttttttcctatttaaatcAACTGCAAAATTCTAGTgctaataggaaaaaaagaaattagaccCATTAGCAGTGAAGATGGATCAGGGTTATAGGAAGAAAGCAGTGATATCAAGGATTTTTTATATTCGTCTTCAAGTAAATCTCTGCCATTGAAAGTGCTCAGTGGTTGCAACTCAAGCGCAAATGTGAGCTTGACATCATCGTGGCTTTGAGAATCCAAGTCCCAAACTGTCATAATTGCCTCCTGGTGATGCTCTTACTCGGGTGCCAAATTCATGGGCCATTCAAAAATGCTGGCCACCAGAATTAAccttttgctttcctgaaaCGTTGTATTTCCTTGCATTGCACCGTTACTCAAGAAATACTAAAAGCTGACTGATCTATTTGTAGCTAGCGATGTTGATGCATCTGTTTGTGTTGCTAAGGCTAGAGGAAGAGGACAGAAAATCCATTGCAATTAAAAATGGTCTAGTAGTAttttgtaattaatattttgtttaatgtttACATTCTAATATAGTGGGCCACATCTTGCTTTCATCAATACCTACACAGAAATAATTATCCCTCAGTAATTCCAGAGAGAGTAGTTTGTCCTGAAATTTTGGCAGGGGCAGATCCTGCAGTGACCTCTGACCCTGGTCCAGGTTTAATGTGACCATTGTGTCCCCAAACCAAGTTTTGGGGTTGTGGGTTTCTGCTGGCCAGTCCGACTTGGCTGCAGCCAGGGCCTCTCCTCAGGACATTTCTGGCCTTTCTAGGCCAGTCGAGGTTTTGCGTTTCAGTGCCACGTCTAAGACGACAAGACCTGCTCTTGTAAAGGTCATGGTTTATCTGTATGTGCCAAGACGGTGCTTGTGACGGCAGGTTGCTCTGTCgctgcctcctctcctctcaGAAGGATGGAGGATGACGGTGCCGGTGCTCTGCCGGCCACAGCCCTTGTTTTGCGCAGCAATAATTAAGAAACCTGGGCGCTGCTGGGTGCCAGGAAGCAATAGTGAACCCCAGCCAATCCTCCCAAAATCCTCGGGAAGTTTTTTACAAATGAGGGCTGTGGGGTTTGGGGCGGAGGGTTCAATTCATGGTCCATCCTAAATGGGGCAGAAAACAACTGCTATCGCAGCCCATGGAAAGATGAAGCAATGGACACATGTGTTGGGATAttggggtttctttttgttcGGTGGATTTTTTGGGGTGTTCTTtggttttgggtggtttttttggtccTCTGTTATGGGGCCACATGGTTTGGATTTGGGGCCTTAGGGTGTTATTCTCACCTGCCTGCGTGATCTTGGTAACTCATTTGCCTCAATATCCCCAGCTTCCTCTCTAAAATAGGGTTTTACTGCTTGAGCAGAGCTGGGCGTTTGTTCGCTCCATGGTGGGACTCACTGCTTGCAAATTTATTTACTGGGTGTTAAGCATTGCAAACAGCAAGTAATTGGGGaattacaaacaaaataaattctcaACCAGAGCTCCTTGGAGCTCCCTGCTGTTGTATTTTTGATCTTTTTACAGTTTCTGAAGGTTTCTATTAAATTAAAGGGGTTTGGGAAATAAGACAGAAATTCCTCCCTCCTAATACTTACTGTCCTTGTCCAGGTGCCATTGCCAAAGCAGCTGGAGTGAGAGACCAGGCTGACCCGAAGAAACAATTTGGAATTAAAAACTATTCAAGTTTTGCTTACAACTGTTTCAGCAGATGTTTTCTGCAGAACCCAGGTGGTATATACGACTCTTTGGGAACAAAGCTTGCGATACACACTTTTATAAGTGTGGTGAAAACGGCTGGCATGGGAAAAGTCAGTGCTAAGCGTTTCCATCAGGTATCAAACAATCCTGGTGCCATCTGTCTGCCAAGCGGATCTGAGACTCCAGTTTGTTGTGGGAGTATTTTCTCAGAGGCAACAATAACCTTGCCTTTCTAGTTTGTCAGCAAACTATTTTGCTTCCATGTTGTCCTTCTGCCGCCAGATTCTGCAGGAACATGCTGTGCTCTATCTTATCCTTCTTTTCACACACACGCTCCTTTATTATTCTCCTGTCCATGAGAAATGTATCTGGGTTTCCATGTATACAGCTTCATTTTTTAGGCTaaggaaacaaattaaataaagcGCTCTCTGTAAGATGTGTACAGCACTTCCCTGGCTAACGAGACGCTCACAGAACAGAACGACTGCTCTGGTAGGTGGAACACCTCGGCTTGGTGGTTTCAAGCTACCTCTATTTCAGAACATAATCTAGTTGGTTTTGCACCTGATCAGCATATAAAAGGTGGTGCCATGCTTTGTTTTGAGAGCTGTAACCTTCATTTCCCATGATTCACCTCTGTCCATGATGTATTCCTTAATTACAGCCACCTTGGAGCGCACTGAAATGCCATTTCAGGTCTCTCTCCACACTGTTCTTGTGGCAGGAGGATGAACCTTAACCCTCTCCTTGCCAGCGGTTTAAGAAACTTATCGTTCCTCCTAGTAGGGGGTGTGAATAGCACGTCTCACCCCCTAGCAGGGCTGGATATGATGGGGTTAAACCTGCATATACTCAActtagtttttctttaatatttttgtggaattttttctcctccccttttttaATCACAGTAGTTTTTTTGCTGCAAGCCTTTTTTGTAAAGCTGCTTCAGGTAAGTCACATTCTTGTGGAACACATCCACAAGGGACcagttgttttggggttttttgtttggtttttaaagttaTAAGGCATAGGGAAAGAAGAAGGCCTTTCTCTTTGCTAACATGCAGCTCCCCTGCCTTCCTGTGGCTGATAGACTTGCTCAAAAGGCACAGTTTtgcagctcctggcaggagTTCCTTCAGGTGAGTTTCTCCTTGCTCCTGCCTGTAATACGCACGGCAACAGGCCCCTGGCAGCTAAA from Haliaeetus albicilla chromosome 24, bHalAlb1.1, whole genome shotgun sequence carries:
- the LMOD3 gene encoding leiomodin-3 translates to MSELNQNADEEVCPEDIDEDEILANLSPEELKELQCEMEVMAPDPEVPTGMIQRDQTEKPPTGSFDHRSLVDYLYWQKASRRMLEDERVPVTLLPSERSAAEETEGKAGGSGQAAGGRVSGAEGKERHYKNEHLSNSGMQFGETKKDGSHKEREEEEDEKEEAEEEEEEEEDEGEDETKLETKETYTNENRHSDQTSKKPGTESGESTEKPNENEKKISKLNIPKKLALDTSFMKLSARPSGNQTNLEESLEKVRKNNPDVKELNLNNIENIPKEMLIDFVNAMKKNKNVKTFSLANVGADDNVAFALANMLRENRSITTLNIDSNFISGKGIVAIVRCLQYNETLTELRFHNQRSMLGHQAEMEIARLLKANPTLLKMGYHFELPGPRMVVTNLLSRNLDKQRQKRQEEQRQQQMKEQRELIAMLENGLGLPPGMWEMLGGPLPQPRMHEPPQAPKPPVPAAVSLSKRQESTRQPAPEQPVSFRVVKLKKIQRKPAVPAYVEPPEKTNLKDVIKTLKPIPRRRPPPLVEITPRDQLLNDIRQSNVAYLKPVPLPKQLE